A DNA window from Microcystis aeruginosa NIES-843 contains the following coding sequences:
- a CDS encoding GTP-binding protein has product MTKTPSLEETHYNQAKASLQQALTWYASFRRHWNYPPDPQLQAAVKQDLQSLKSALAKLDETVIRVAAFGLVSRGKSSVVNALVGQKVLATGPLHGVTRWPRSVRWTPATGKIQIELIDTPGLDEIEGEARANMAREVAKSADLILFIVAGDITRTEYEALGELRRAKKPIILVFNKIDLYPEADRRQIFQQLQRLGTNRDEKTLEDLLTSDEIVMVAAEPQPIPVRVEYPDGRVVTEWETPPPQIEELQDKLLTILNREGRSLLALNALVQGQEAEENIARKTLELRDSQAEEIIWQYAKYKALAIAANPIAILDLLGASIVDLTLVRALARLYGLPITSHQAGQLWRTLLLSSAGLLLGEILGTVIIGLGKTAAAAASIFENPTSLTLYGSTALLQGAIAAYGTYIIGKAAKIYLERGCSWGASGPSTVINQILAQVHPQTILYRLRLELEQ; this is encoded by the coding sequence GTGACCAAGACCCCATCGCTCGAGGAAACTCATTACAATCAGGCTAAAGCTAGTTTACAACAGGCTTTAACTTGGTATGCCAGTTTTCGCCGTCATTGGAATTATCCCCCCGATCCCCAACTTCAGGCCGCCGTTAAACAGGATTTACAGTCCCTAAAATCGGCCTTGGCTAAACTGGATGAAACGGTGATTCGGGTGGCAGCCTTCGGGTTAGTCAGTCGCGGTAAATCCTCGGTGGTAAACGCTTTAGTCGGTCAAAAAGTCCTGGCAACCGGACCCCTGCACGGGGTGACACGCTGGCCGCGATCGGTGCGTTGGACACCAGCCACGGGTAAAATCCAGATAGAATTAATCGATACCCCCGGATTGGATGAGATTGAAGGGGAAGCGCGGGCGAATATGGCCAGAGAAGTCGCTAAAAGTGCCGATTTAATTTTATTTATCGTTGCGGGGGATATTACCCGCACTGAATACGAGGCCTTAGGAGAATTGCGCCGGGCAAAAAAACCGATTATTTTGGTGTTTAATAAGATTGATCTCTATCCAGAAGCGGATCGCCGTCAGATTTTTCAGCAGTTACAGAGATTAGGAACCAATCGGGACGAAAAAACGTTAGAAGATTTGTTAACTAGCGATGAGATAGTTATGGTAGCCGCCGAACCGCAACCGATTCCCGTCCGGGTGGAATACCCCGATGGGCGCGTGGTGACTGAGTGGGAAACCCCTCCCCCCCAAATTGAGGAGCTGCAAGATAAACTCTTAACGATTTTAAATCGGGAAGGGCGATCGCTACTGGCCTTAAATGCTTTAGTGCAAGGGCAAGAAGCGGAGGAAAATATCGCTAGAAAAACCCTAGAACTCCGGGACAGTCAAGCGGAGGAAATTATCTGGCAATACGCGAAATATAAGGCTTTAGCGATTGCGGCCAATCCGATCGCTATTTTAGACCTACTAGGGGCTTCAATCGTCGATTTAACTCTAGTTCGGGCTTTAGCTCGTTTGTACGGCTTGCCGATTACCAGTCACCAAGCTGGTCAACTCTGGCGGACTCTACTTTTGAGTAGTGCGGGGTTGCTGTTGGGGGAAATCCTCGGCACTGTGATTATCGGTTTGGGCAAAACGGCGGCGGCAGCGGCGAGTATTTTTGAAAATCCCACCTCTTTAACCCTCTACGGTAGCACCGCTCTCTTACAGGGAGCAATTGCCGCTTATGGAACCTATATCATCGGGAAAGCCGCTAAAATCTATCTAGAACGCGGTTGTAGTTGGGGGGCATCCGGACCGAGTACGGTGATCAATCAAATTCTCGCTCAAGTTCATCCGCAAACTATTTTATATCGTTTACGTCTAGAACTAGAACAGTGA